One Methylomarinovum tepidoasis DNA window includes the following coding sequences:
- the rpsO gene encoding 30S ribosomal protein S15 produces MPLTAEEKRKIMQEYQRSEGDTGSPEVQVALLTARINQLTPHFQQHKKDVHSRRGLLRLVNQRRKLLNYLKRKDIERYRSLIERLGLRK; encoded by the coding sequence ATGCCGTTGACCGCTGAAGAAAAGCGCAAGATCATGCAGGAATACCAACGCAGCGAAGGGGATACCGGCTCCCCGGAAGTGCAGGTGGCGCTGCTGACCGCCCGCATCAACCAGCTGACTCCCCACTTCCAGCAGCACAAGAAAGACGTCCACTCGCGCCGTGGTCTGCTGCGTCTGGTCAATCAGCGCCGCAAACTGTTGAACTATCTCAAGCGCAAGGATATCGAGCGTTACCGCTCGCTCATCGAGCGCCTGGGACTACGTAAGTAA
- the truB gene encoding tRNA pseudouridine(55) synthase TruB, which translates to MSKPRRRKGDAIDGILLLDKSPGLTSNQALQQAKRLLAARKAGHTGSLDPLATGLLPVCFGEATKISAFLLDSDKRYWVLVRLGTATATGDAEGEILTRKPVPKPSRERIEAALARFRGEIMQIPPMYSALKQGGQRLYDLARQGIEVERPPRRVVIHELQLLDFGPDFLELEVFCSKGTFIRTLAEDIAGALDTLGHVEQLRRTAVGDFAIDDAVTLEALAEMPLAERRALLLPIDRAVASWPEVRLGDEMAFYLLRGQPVLIPKLQAEGFVRLYNREGAFIGVGEVLDDGRVAPRRLFNLSKPKPSA; encoded by the coding sequence ATGAGTAAACCAAGACGCCGCAAAGGCGATGCCATCGACGGCATCTTGCTGCTGGACAAGTCGCCGGGGCTGACCTCCAATCAGGCCCTGCAGCAGGCCAAGCGTCTGCTGGCGGCCCGCAAGGCGGGGCACACCGGCAGTCTCGATCCGTTGGCCACCGGCCTGTTGCCGGTGTGTTTCGGCGAGGCCACCAAGATCTCCGCCTTTCTGCTCGACAGCGACAAGCGCTACTGGGTTCTGGTGCGCCTGGGAACCGCCACCGCCACCGGCGATGCCGAGGGTGAGATCCTTACCCGCAAGCCGGTGCCAAAACCGAGCCGGGAGCGGATCGAGGCGGCGCTGGCGCGCTTCCGCGGCGAAATCATGCAGATTCCGCCCATGTACTCGGCCCTCAAACAGGGCGGCCAGCGTCTGTACGATCTGGCGCGCCAGGGCATCGAGGTGGAACGGCCGCCGCGCCGGGTCGTCATTCATGAACTGCAGCTGCTCGATTTCGGCCCCGATTTCCTGGAATTGGAGGTGTTCTGTTCCAAGGGCACCTTCATTCGCACCCTGGCCGAGGACATCGCCGGGGCGCTGGACACGCTGGGACACGTGGAGCAACTGCGCCGCACCGCGGTGGGCGATTTCGCCATCGACGATGCGGTGACTCTGGAGGCGCTGGCGGAGATGCCGCTGGCCGAACGCCGCGCCCTGCTGCTGCCCATCGATCGCGCGGTGGCTTCCTGGCCCGAAGTCCGGTTGGGCGATGAGATGGCCTTCTATCTTCTCAGGGGACAGCCGGTGCTGATCCCCAAACTGCAGGCGGAGGGATTCGTGCGCCTGTATAATCGCGAGGGAGCGTTCATCGGCGTGGGTGAAGTACTCGATGATGGTCGGGTTGCCCCGCGTCGCCTGTTCAATCTGTCCAAACCGAAACCATCAGCATAG
- the rbfA gene encoding 30S ribosome-binding factor RbfA — MARDYDRSQRVASQLQRELADLIRHEIKDPRLGWVTVDDVEVSRDLSVAKVYVSTLEMDQIDTTLEILQGAAPFLRHELGKRLHIRQIPELRFFKDTAIERGMRITQLLDELKKEEPKDE; from the coding sequence GTGGCCCGTGACTACGATCGCTCCCAGCGGGTCGCCTCCCAGCTCCAGCGCGAGCTGGCGGATCTGATCCGCCACGAGATCAAGGATCCGCGTCTGGGCTGGGTGACGGTGGACGACGTGGAGGTCAGCCGCGACCTGTCGGTGGCCAAGGTCTACGTTTCCACCCTGGAAATGGACCAGATCGACACCACCCTGGAGATCCTCCAGGGTGCCGCGCCGTTCCTGCGCCACGAGCTGGGAAAGCGCCTCCACATCCGCCAAATCCCGGAGCTGCGCTTCTTCAAGGACACCGCCATCGAGCGCGGCATGCGGATCACCCAACTGTTGGACGAACTGAAAAAGGAAGAACCCAAGGATGAGTAA